In Brettanomyces nanus chromosome 3, complete sequence, a single genomic region encodes these proteins:
- the DIS3 gene encoding exosome catalytic subunit dis3 (BUSCO:EOG0934099L), with protein MSISLKRKRLSSGLSVSQKVFVRSRNGRATKIVREHYLREDIPCSSMACSKCEEFYFVDANGEMRHPILSDSPFDLQNNDIGKHYLIVDTNVVLNAIDMIESSSVFYDVIVPQTVLEEVRNKSYPIYMRLRDLTKNEEKRFVVFYNEFKVDTYLTRKKGETMNDYNDRLIRECAKFYSEHLKPCGITTVLITGDKDNKAKALKAGIISMTLPEYVSLLPNSKELQDILPSKEGFSSNYKEIRYPEYCSVARLVGGVKNASLQQGIINISSYNFLEGSISVPSLPKPLLILGRENLNRAFNGDTVVVEILPKNMWKKPSTEIVDEEAINKNEIGDNDENEVIITDQERRILAREAIKAQGDSSVDETEKIVPTGRIVGVVKRSWRLYVGQLSPNSVDKNRIGGNSAKNCFVILMDRTLPKIRIKTRRARELVGKRIVVAVDSWPTTSKYPEGHFVRTLGDIEEKDAEQEALLLEHDIEYRPFSKNVLSCLPKEGHDWKVPENLNNGDVLLAKREDLRDRLICSIDPPGCVDIDDALHAKKLSNGNYEVGVHIADVTHFVKPGTALDQEGASRGTTVYLVDKRIDMLPTLLGTDLCSLMADVDRYAFSVIWEMNNNAEIVNVRFTKSIIRSRHAFSYEEAQLRIDNKSNQDPLTEDLRILLKLSKVLKKRRLEVGALNLASPEVKVHMDSETSDPNEVEIKELLDTNSLVEEFMLAANISVARKIYEAFPQVAMLRRHAAPPATNFEILNDMLHVCKGLSISTESSKAMADSLDRCVEPEDPYFNTLVRIMATRCMMAAEYFTSGSYSYQDFHHYGLAVDIYTHFTSPIRRYCDDVVHRQLAAAIGYEPLSELHMDKDKMDLVVKNINKRHRNAQFAGRASIEYYVGQVMKNAEATEDGYVIKVFSNGIVVLVPKYGVENLIKLELLGDANTAKFDEDKYRLSFKDKEGKQREVAVFDKVKVFVKSHLDEFTGKRKVQLLLK; from the coding sequence ATGTCGATCTCGTTGAAACGTAAAAGGCTTTCCTCGGGTCTTTCTGTGTCTCAGAAAGTATTTGTGCGTTCTCGAAATGGTAGGGCAACTAAGATTGTTAGAGAGCATTACCTAAGAGAAGATATTCCATGTTCATCTATGGCCTGTTCCAAATGTGAAGAGTTCTATTTTGTTGATGCCAACGGAGAGATGAGGCATCCCATTTTGTCTGATTCTCCCTTTGATTTACAGAATAATGATATCGGAAAACACTATTTGATTGTGGATACTAACGTTGTGTTAAATGCTATCGACATGATCGAGAGCAGTTCAGTTTTCTATGATGTCATTGTGCCGCAGACGgttttggaagaagttcGTAACAAGAGTTATCCAATCTATATGAGATTACGCGACCTCACAAAGAATGAGGAGAAGCGGTTTGTTGTGTTTTACAACGAGTTCAAGGTTGACACCTATTTgaccagaaagaaaggtgaaACTATGAACGATTACAATGATCGACTAATTAGGGAGTGTGCCAAATTCTATAGTGAGCACTTGAAACCGTGTGGGATCACTACAGTTTTGATAACGGGAGACAAAGATAATAAAGCGAAGGCACTAAAAGCCGGTATTATTTCTATGACTTTACCAGAGTATGTGTCTCTCTTGCCTAACAGTAAAGAATTACAGGATATCCTACCATCAAAGGAAGGATTTTCTTCTAATTACAAAGAGATCAGGTATCCTGAATATTGCTCTGTTGCTAGACTTGTTGGTGGTGTTAAGAATGCTAGTTTACAGCAGggtatcatcaacatctcCTCATATAACTTTTTGGAGGGTTCCATCAGTGTTCCATCATTGCCTAAACCGTTACTTATTCTTGGTCGTGAAAATTTGAACAGAGCCTTCAATGGAGATACCGTTGTTGTAGAGATTCTCCCAAAAAATATGTGGAAGAAGCCTTCTACAGAGATCgtcgatgaagaagccaTCAATAAGAATGAAATTGGTGATAACGACGAAAATGAAGTTATTATTACTGATCAGGAGAGACGGATTTTGGCTCGAGAAGCAATTAAAGCTCAGGGTGACTCTTCCGTTGATGAGACGGAAAAGATTGTGCCAACAGGACGTATTGTTGGTGTTGTCAAGCGTAGCTGGAGATTATATGTGGGACAACTTTCGCCTAATAGTGTGGATAAGAATCGAATTGGTGGCAACTCTGCCAAAAACTGTTTTGTTATTTTGATGGATAGAACTTTACCCAAAATTAGAATCAAAACTAGACGAGCTCGTGAACTAGTCGGTAAGCGGATTGTTGTCGCCGTTGATTCATGGCCTACCACATCAAAATATCCTGAGGGACATTTTGTGAGGACTTTGGGTGACATTGAGGAAAAGGATGCTGAGCAGGAAGCTTTACTACTTGAGCATGATATTGAATATCGACCATTTTCTAAGAATGTGTTGAGCTGTTTGCCTAAGGAAGGCCACGATTGGAAAGTTCCCGAGAATCTCAACAATGGTGATGTTTTGTTGGctaaaagagaagatcttAGAGACAGATTGATCTGCTCTATTGATCCCCCGGGATGTGTGGATATTGACGATGCTTTACATGCTAAGAAGCTTTCAAACGGTAACTATGAAGTCGGCGTCCATATTGCCGATGTGACCCATTTTGTGAAGCCAGGTACTGCCCTAGATCAGGAAGGTGCTTCTCGAGGTACCACTGTCTATTTGGTGGATAAACGTATCGATATGCTTCCCACTCTTTTAGGTACAGATTTGTGTTCCTTGATGGCCGACGTTGACAGGTATGCCTTTTCTGTGATATGGGAGATGAATAACAATGCCGAGATTGTTAACGTTCGATTCACCAAGTCGATTATTAGATCAAGACATGCATTTTCTTACGAGGAGGCGCAACTAAGAATCGATAACAAGTCGAATCAGGACCCATTAACAGAGGATCTGAggatcttgttgaagttATCGAAGGTcctgaagaaaagaagattggAAGTGGGTGCCTTGAATCTTGCTTCTCCTGAAGTTAAAGTTCATATGGATAGTGAAACATCTGATCCAAATGAAGTGGAAATCAAGGAATTGTTAGACACCAATTCTTTAGTTGAAGAATTCATGTTGGCAGCCAATATTTCTGTTGCTCGTAAGATATATGAAGCATTTCCTCAGGTAGCAATGCTTCGTCGCCATGCAGCTCCGCCCGCCACCAACTTTGAGATTTTGAACGATATGCTTCATGTTTGCAAAGGATTGTCGATCTCTACGGAGAGTTCTAAGGCCATGGCCGATTCTCTAGATCGTTGCGTGGAACCTGAGGATCCTTATTTCAATACTTTGGTGCGTATTATGGCCACTAGATGTATGATGGCTGCTGAATATTTTACCTCTGGAAGTTACAGTTATCAGGACTTCCACCACTATGGTTTAGCTGTAGATATCTACACGCATTTCACTTCACCTATTCGTCGTTATTGTGATGATGTGGTGCATAGACAGCTTGCCGCTGCCATTGGCTACGAACCGTTAAGTGAGTTACATATGGATAAGGATAAGATGGATTTGGTGGTAAAGAATATAAACAAGCGTCACAGAAATGCGCAGTTTGCCGGAAGAGCCAGTATCGAGTATTATGTGGGACAAGTAATGAAGAATGCAGAGGCTACGGAGGATGGTTACGTGATTAAGGTGTTCTCCAACGGTATTGTGGTTTTGGTTCCAAAATATGGTGTGGAAAACCTCATCAAGTTGGAGCTTTTAGGAGATGCTAATACTGCCAAGTTTGACGAGGACAAGTATAGATTGTCTTTTAAGGATAAGGAAGGTAAGCAGCGAGAAGTGGCAGTGTTTGATAAGGTTAAAGTGTTTGTGAAATCTCATTTGGATGAGTTCACTGGAAAGAGGAAGGTTCAATTGTTGTTGAAATGA